A portion of the Edaphobacter lichenicola genome contains these proteins:
- the thiS gene encoding sulfur carrier protein ThiS, with product MSLQLVLNGQARTFDALQQSANVEQLVEELGLKGDRVAVEHNGEIVPRSSWTKTELRSGDRLEVVHFVGGGL from the coding sequence ATGTCACTTCAATTGGTTTTGAATGGTCAGGCTCGCACCTTCGACGCGCTGCAGCAATCTGCCAACGTTGAGCAACTCGTCGAAGAGTTGGGGCTGAAGGGTGACCGGGTCGCGGTGGAGCACAACGGAGAGATCGTTCCACGTTCGAGTTGGACGAAGACCGAACTGAGAAGCGGGGATCGGCTTGAGGTAGTTCATTTTGTAGGTGGCGGGTTGTAG